From Achromobacter spanius, a single genomic window includes:
- the tadA gene encoding tRNA adenosine(34) deaminase TadA: protein MTLALEQAQAAYDIGEVPVGALVVSAQGDILGRGYNRTIIDHDPTAHAEIVALRGAARQLENYRLPGITVYVTLEPCVMCIGAMLHARLARVVFGAYDPKTGACGSVLDVGSVPKLNHHTSVTGGVMAEPCGNLLRRFFRERRAKETIA, encoded by the coding sequence ATGACTCTGGCCCTGGAACAGGCCCAGGCCGCCTACGACATCGGCGAGGTGCCGGTGGGCGCGCTGGTCGTATCCGCTCAGGGCGACATCCTGGGCAGGGGCTACAACCGCACCATCATCGACCACGATCCCACGGCGCACGCCGAGATCGTCGCCTTGCGCGGCGCCGCGCGCCAGCTTGAAAACTACCGGCTGCCCGGCATCACCGTTTACGTCACGCTGGAACCCTGCGTCATGTGCATCGGCGCCATGCTGCACGCGCGGCTTGCCCGTGTCGTGTTCGGCGCCTATGACCCCAAGACCGGGGCCTGCGGCAGCGTGCTGGACGTCGGGTCCGTGCCCAAGCTCAATCATCACACTTCAGTCACCGGCGGCGTGATGGCGGAACCCTGCGGCAATCTGCTGCGCCGGTTCTTCCGCGAACGCCGCGCCAAGGAAACCATCGCATGA
- a CDS encoding HAD family hydrolase has product MSDVIALIFDFDDTLASDSTSGFLDSIGVDTAAFWKEEVDPLLFQQDWDPVPAYLYKMIELSRQGRHGLITQQRLKDWGARLDLHDGVATLFQRLRAAVRAEHPQVQLEFYLISSGIGDVVRSTPIAHEFTEIWASEFVYGDDGGIAFPRRVVSFTDKTRYLFHIQKGIIGREFRNKPFEVNRKVPEDRLRIPFDQMVFVGDGYTDIPCFSLIRRAGGFAFGVWDPKHRDKRSRAWGFIEEGRVSNLNQARYDEEAELYQWLEEAVTSLAGRIALKSRVYRG; this is encoded by the coding sequence ATGTCCGACGTCATCGCCCTGATTTTCGATTTCGACGACACGCTGGCCTCGGACAGCACGTCCGGTTTCCTGGACAGCATTGGCGTGGACACGGCCGCCTTCTGGAAAGAAGAGGTCGACCCCCTGCTGTTCCAGCAGGACTGGGATCCCGTCCCCGCCTACCTTTACAAGATGATCGAACTGTCCCGCCAGGGACGGCACGGGCTCATTACGCAGCAGCGCCTGAAGGACTGGGGCGCGCGCCTTGACCTGCACGACGGCGTGGCCACGCTGTTCCAGCGCCTGCGCGCCGCGGTCCGGGCCGAGCACCCGCAGGTGCAGCTCGAGTTCTACCTCATCTCCAGCGGCATCGGCGACGTGGTGCGCTCGACGCCCATCGCGCATGAATTTACGGAAATCTGGGCATCCGAATTTGTCTATGGCGACGATGGCGGCATCGCGTTCCCGCGGCGCGTCGTCAGCTTTACCGACAAGACTCGCTACCTGTTCCACATCCAGAAGGGCATCATCGGCCGCGAATTCCGCAACAAGCCGTTCGAGGTCAACCGCAAGGTTCCCGAGGACCGGTTGCGCATCCCGTTCGATCAGATGGTTTTCGTGGGCGACGGTTACACCGACATTCCGTGCTTTTCGCTGATCCGCCGCGCCGGGGGCTTTGCCTTTGGCGTCTGGGATCCCAAGCACCGCGACAAGCGCAGCCGAGCCTGGGGCTTCATCGAGGAAGGGCGCGTGTCGAATCTGAATCAGGCCCGCTACGACGAAGAGGCCGAGCTGTATCAATGGCTCGAAGAAGCCGTCACCAGCCTGGCCGGCCGCATCGCGCTGAAATCGCGGGTGTACCGTGGCTGA
- a CDS encoding Na+/H+ antiporter subunit C: MELIYAAAIGVLAGSGVWLLLRPRTFQFIMGLSLVSYAVNLFIFGMGRLTSGRPPVVDPAMAHDPSWYADPLPQALVLTAIVIGFATTALFLVVLLASRGLTGTDHVDGRESQS, translated from the coding sequence ATGGAATTGATATACGCTGCCGCGATTGGCGTGCTGGCGGGCTCGGGCGTGTGGCTGCTGCTGCGGCCCCGGACGTTCCAGTTCATCATGGGCCTGTCGCTCGTCTCCTATGCGGTGAACCTCTTCATCTTCGGCATGGGCCGGCTCACGTCCGGCCGGCCGCCGGTGGTGGATCCGGCCATGGCGCATGATCCTTCCTGGTATGCGGATCCGCTGCCGCAGGCGCTGGTGCTGACCGCCATCGTGATCGGCTTTGCCACCACCGCGCTGTTCCTGGTTGTGCTGCTCGCCTCGCGGGGCCTCACGGGTACCGACCACGTTGATGGACGGGAGTCCCAATCTTGA
- a CDS encoding monovalent cation/H+ antiporter subunit A, whose amino-acid sequence MSLILILALPFAGSLCAALLPSNARNAEAWLAGLIALACVVLIATLYPDVANGGVIRADMPWAPALGLQFTLRMDGYAWLFALIVSGMGALVVLYARYYMSPEDPVPRFFSFFQAFMGAMLGVVLSGNLIQLVLFWEMTSLASFMLIAYWHHRLDARRGARMALTVTGAGGLCLLAGVLILGHIVGSYDMDRVLASGDLVRADPWYPAVLVLVALGALTKSAQFPFHFWLPNAMAAPTPVSAYLHSATMVKAGVFLLARFWPVLSGTDEWFWIIGGLGLITLVLGAYAAIFQQDMKGVLAYSTISHLGLITLLLGLNSTLALVAAIFHMINHATFKASLFMAAGVVDHETGTRDLGRLSGLYKAMPITATLAMVAAASMAGVPLLNGFLSKEMFFAETTFVSADRYVQLGLPLLATIAGAFSVAYSLRFILQVFFGPPATDLPREPHEPPRWMLLPSALLVLMCLLVGIVPGLTVGPFLATAAQSILGENMPDYSLAVWHGFNLPLAMSLVATTAGVLLYLALRAHQRANPGRVPFIYRLDGRRTFEALLDGSSVAAAWLLRWVSSTRLQVQMVLILVGTLFVAWLPLRAGGWLDGAVRLTPVDPVFALLWIVGGTCALGAAFQAKYHRLASLALAGGAGLITCLTFVWFSAPDLALTQLSVEVVTLVLLLLGLRWLPRRIVQDDEESLKATLQARGRRLRDLLLAVAAGTGMSALAYSVLARPQTNPISSYFVDRALPDGGGTNVVNVILVDFRGFDTFGEITVLGIVALTVYALLRRFRPAAESADIPRQQMDQDGGIPDAPDIKSVVPGGSMMVPAVLVRLLLPIAALISVYFLLRGHNQPGGGFVGGLIFATSVILQYMVGGVYWVESRSRLNPQNWIGIGLLCAGIAAVSAWLAYKPFLAALAWDVALPLIGHVHVSSVLLFDLGVYMLVVGSTVLVLVALAHQSLRAQRKAAAELQAAAVQTGEA is encoded by the coding sequence ATGTCGCTGATCCTGATCCTCGCTCTGCCGTTCGCCGGCAGCCTGTGCGCCGCGCTGCTGCCTTCCAACGCCCGCAACGCCGAGGCGTGGTTGGCTGGTCTCATCGCCCTCGCGTGCGTGGTTCTGATCGCGACGCTGTATCCGGACGTCGCCAACGGCGGGGTCATACGGGCAGACATGCCTTGGGCGCCCGCCCTGGGTCTGCAATTCACCCTGCGCATGGACGGCTATGCGTGGCTCTTTGCGCTGATCGTCTCTGGCATGGGCGCGCTGGTCGTCCTGTACGCGCGCTATTACATGTCGCCGGAAGATCCGGTCCCGCGCTTCTTTTCCTTCTTCCAGGCCTTCATGGGCGCCATGCTGGGCGTGGTGCTGTCTGGCAACCTGATCCAGCTCGTGCTCTTCTGGGAAATGACCAGCCTGGCGTCGTTCATGCTGATCGCCTACTGGCACCATCGCCTGGACGCGCGGCGGGGCGCGCGCATGGCGCTGACGGTCACCGGCGCGGGCGGTCTCTGTCTGCTGGCCGGGGTGCTGATCCTGGGCCATATTGTTGGCAGCTACGACATGGACCGCGTCCTGGCGTCTGGCGACCTGGTCCGCGCCGACCCCTGGTATCCGGCCGTGCTGGTGCTGGTGGCGCTGGGCGCGCTGACCAAGAGCGCGCAATTCCCGTTCCATTTCTGGCTGCCCAACGCCATGGCCGCGCCCACGCCGGTCTCCGCCTATCTGCACTCGGCCACGATGGTCAAGGCGGGCGTCTTCCTGCTGGCGCGCTTCTGGCCCGTGCTGTCCGGTACCGACGAGTGGTTCTGGATCATCGGCGGGCTGGGCCTCATCACCCTGGTGCTGGGCGCCTACGCGGCGATCTTCCAGCAGGACATGAAGGGGGTGCTGGCGTATTCCACGATCAGCCATCTGGGCCTCATCACGCTACTGCTGGGATTGAACAGCACGTTGGCCCTGGTGGCCGCCATCTTCCACATGATCAACCACGCCACGTTCAAGGCGTCGCTCTTCATGGCCGCAGGGGTGGTCGATCACGAAACAGGCACGCGCGATCTGGGCCGACTGTCGGGGCTGTACAAGGCGATGCCCATCACGGCCACGCTGGCGATGGTGGCTGCCGCCTCCATGGCGGGCGTGCCGCTCCTGAACGGCTTCCTGTCCAAGGAAATGTTCTTCGCCGAAACCACCTTCGTCAGCGCGGACCGCTACGTCCAGCTTGGCCTGCCGCTGCTCGCCACCATTGCCGGCGCGTTCAGCGTCGCGTATTCGCTGCGCTTCATTCTGCAGGTCTTCTTTGGCCCGCCGGCCACCGACCTGCCGCGCGAACCCCACGAGCCGCCGCGCTGGATGCTGCTGCCCAGCGCGCTGCTGGTTCTCATGTGCCTGCTGGTGGGCATCGTCCCCGGCCTGACCGTGGGCCCGTTCCTGGCTACCGCTGCGCAAAGCATCCTGGGCGAGAACATGCCCGACTACAGTCTGGCCGTCTGGCATGGCTTCAATCTGCCGCTGGCCATGAGTCTCGTGGCCACGACCGCGGGCGTCCTGCTGTACCTGGCGCTGCGCGCCCATCAACGCGCCAATCCGGGCCGGGTGCCGTTCATTTACCGCCTTGACGGCCGCCGCACCTTCGAGGCGCTGCTCGATGGCTCCAGCGTCGCCGCCGCCTGGCTGCTGCGCTGGGTCTCGTCCACGCGCCTGCAGGTGCAGATGGTGCTGATCCTGGTCGGCACGCTGTTCGTCGCGTGGCTGCCGCTGCGCGCGGGCGGCTGGCTGGACGGCGCGGTGCGCCTGACGCCGGTCGATCCCGTCTTCGCCCTGCTGTGGATCGTGGGCGGGACCTGCGCGCTGGGCGCCGCGTTTCAGGCCAAGTATCACCGCCTGGCCTCGCTGGCGCTGGCGGGCGGGGCAGGGCTCATCACCTGCCTGACCTTCGTCTGGTTCTCCGCGCCCGATCTGGCCCTGACGCAACTGTCGGTCGAGGTCGTGACGCTGGTGCTGTTGCTGCTGGGCCTGCGCTGGCTGCCGCGCCGCATCGTGCAGGACGACGAGGAAAGCCTGAAGGCCACGCTGCAGGCGCGCGGCCGCCGCCTGCGCGACCTGCTGCTGGCCGTTGCCGCCGGCACGGGCATGTCGGCGCTGGCCTATTCGGTGCTGGCGCGGCCGCAGACCAATCCCATTTCGTCCTACTTCGTGGATCGCGCGCTGCCCGACGGCGGCGGCACCAACGTCGTCAACGTGATCCTCGTGGACTTCCGCGGCTTCGATACGTTTGGCGAAATCACCGTGCTGGGCATCGTGGCGCTGACCGTCTACGCGCTGCTGCGCCGCTTCCGTCCCGCCGCCGAGAGCGCCGACATTCCGCGCCAGCAGATGGATCAGGACGGCGGCATCCCGGACGCGCCCGACATCAAGTCCGTGGTGCCCGGCGGCTCGATGATGGTGCCCGCGGTGCTCGTGCGCCTGCTGCTGCCGATCGCCGCGCTGATCTCCGTCTACTTCCTCTTGCGCGGCCACAATCAGCCGGGCGGCGGTTTCGTGGGCGGCCTCATTTTTGCCACCTCCGTCATCCTGCAATACATGGTGGGCGGGGTGTACTGGGTCGAATCCCGCAGCCGGCTGAATCCGCAGAACTGGATCGGCATCGGGCTGCTCTGCGCCGGCATCGCCGCCGTGAGCGCATGGCTGGCGTACAAGCCGTTCCTGGCCGCGCTGGCATGGGACGTCGCCTTGCCGCTGATCGGCCATGTCCACGTGTCCAGCGTGCTGCTCTTTGACCTGGGCGTCTACATGCTGGTCGTGGGATCCACCGTGCTGGTGCTGGTGGCGCTTGCCCACCAATCGCTGCGCGCGCAACGCAAGGCCGCCGCCGAGCTCCAGGCGGCCGCCGTTCAAACAGGAGAAGCCTGA
- the mnhG gene encoding monovalent cation/H(+) antiporter subunit G has product MMDVDIPLWAGIPATILLVLGGLLAVTGSAGLLRFRTFQSRIHAPTLGNTMGCACVLASSILVFSALSARPVFHEVIITLLLIVSSPVTAMLLMRAATYRNRLTKAEADRDAR; this is encoded by the coding sequence ATGATGGACGTCGATATCCCGCTGTGGGCCGGCATTCCCGCCACCATCCTGCTGGTGCTGGGTGGACTGCTGGCCGTGACCGGCTCCGCCGGCCTGCTGCGTTTCCGCACCTTCCAGTCGCGCATCCACGCGCCCACGCTGGGCAACACGATGGGCTGCGCCTGCGTGCTGGCGTCTTCGATCCTGGTGTTCTCGGCGCTGTCCGCGCGCCCGGTGTTTCACGAAGTCATCATCACGCTGCTGCTGATTGTGTCGTCGCCCGTCACGGCGATGCTGCTGATGCGCGCGGCGACGTACCGCAACCGGCTTACCAAGGCTGAAGCGGACAGGGACGCGCGTTGA
- a CDS encoding Bug family tripartite tricarboxylate transporter substrate binding protein, which translates to MNVLSHAKAVLAAAIAGACLTSAAQAADPYPNKPIRLIVPFAAGGTTDIVARVVAEGLGRELGQPVVVENRAGGGGSIGADALVRSANDGYTLGVATVSTMATNPATNPKNPYNPLKDFTPITNMVNVPNVMTVNPSVPAKTLAEFITLLKNNPGKYSYASSGAGGISHLDGELFKSLTKTDMVHVPYRGSGPALNDVIAGQVNVQFDNLPSSMPHIQAGKLRALAVAAPKRLPALPDVPTFAEGGLPDMDNMAWYGLVAPAGTPQAVVDRVHAAAVKALKDPKIAQRLADGGSIVDGNTPAEYAAQIKRELELRQRIAKDRNIVLTN; encoded by the coding sequence TTGAACGTGTTGTCACATGCCAAGGCCGTCCTGGCCGCCGCCATCGCCGGCGCCTGCCTGACCTCCGCTGCCCAGGCCGCAGATCCCTACCCCAATAAACCCATCCGCCTGATCGTCCCGTTTGCGGCCGGCGGCACCACCGATATCGTGGCGCGCGTCGTGGCCGAGGGCCTGGGCCGTGAGCTCGGCCAGCCTGTCGTCGTGGAAAACCGCGCCGGCGGCGGGGGCTCGATCGGTGCCGATGCCCTCGTGCGCTCCGCCAACGACGGTTACACGCTGGGCGTGGCCACGGTCAGCACCATGGCCACCAATCCGGCCACGAATCCCAAGAACCCGTACAACCCGCTCAAGGACTTTACGCCCATCACCAACATGGTGAACGTGCCCAACGTCATGACGGTCAACCCCAGCGTGCCCGCCAAGACCCTGGCCGAATTCATCACCCTGCTGAAGAACAACCCCGGCAAGTACAGCTACGCGTCGTCGGGCGCGGGCGGCATCAGCCATCTGGACGGTGAGCTCTTCAAGTCGCTGACCAAGACCGACATGGTTCACGTGCCCTACCGCGGATCGGGCCCGGCGCTGAACGACGTGATTGCCGGCCAGGTGAACGTGCAGTTCGACAACCTGCCCTCGTCCATGCCGCACATCCAGGCCGGCAAGCTGCGCGCCCTGGCCGTGGCGGCGCCCAAGCGCCTGCCCGCCCTGCCGGACGTGCCGACGTTCGCCGAGGGGGGCCTGCCCGACATGGACAACATGGCGTGGTACGGCCTGGTGGCGCCGGCCGGTACGCCGCAAGCCGTGGTTGACCGCGTGCACGCCGCCGCGGTCAAGGCCTTGAAGGACCCGAAGATCGCCCAGCGCCTGGCCGATGGCGGATCGATTGTGGACGGCAACACGCCGGCCGAGTATGCCGCGCAGATCAAGCGCGAACTTGAACTGCGCCAGCGCATCGCCAAGGACCGCAATATCGTCCTGACGAACTGA
- a CDS encoding monovalent cation/H+ antiporter subunit D yields MSFWLQHLPVLPIIIPLVAGAAMLLLADTSRYARGGIALLSTLAQLAAAIALLVVAGGGVPGVWENGVGAYLVGDWPAPFGIVLVVDRLAAVMLTLTAVLGLATLVYALARWDRAGVHFHTLFQFLLMGLNGAFLTGDLFNLFVFFEVLLAASYGLLLHGSGVARVSAGLQYIAVNLVASFLLLISIALIYGVTGTLNMADLALRAGNLAGAERMLFEAGAAILGVAFLVKAGAWPLNFWLVKGYGSAGAPVAAMFSIMTKVGIYALLRIGSLLLPTGAPAAFSLDWMFAAGLATLLFGALGLLATQQLEKMVGYCVIVSAGTLLTALGMPGVTLTGPALFYLISSVLTTSAFFLLAELIERTRSFGANVLAVTLDAFDLDDPTSVNRSDDVVGVAIPAAMAFLGLAFISCALLVTGLPPLSGFVAKFSLLSAAVSAATESAPPMDAWLLVAAVLVSGLAGLIGLGRTGIRIFWASDDRSTPRLRVIEAGPVAVLVLLCVCLAAGAGPVSAYLDDAARSLDQPASYIDAVMSAQTVRGVKGGS; encoded by the coding sequence TTGAGTTTCTGGCTTCAACATCTTCCTGTCCTGCCCATCATCATTCCGCTGGTCGCGGGCGCGGCGATGCTGCTGCTCGCCGATACCAGCCGCTATGCGCGTGGCGGGATCGCGCTTTTATCGACGCTTGCGCAGCTTGCGGCCGCGATTGCCCTGCTGGTCGTGGCCGGCGGGGGCGTTCCCGGCGTCTGGGAAAACGGGGTAGGGGCCTACCTGGTGGGCGACTGGCCGGCGCCGTTCGGCATCGTGCTGGTGGTCGACCGCCTGGCCGCCGTCATGCTGACGCTGACCGCGGTATTGGGACTGGCCACGCTGGTTTACGCGCTGGCCCGGTGGGACCGCGCCGGCGTGCATTTCCATACGTTGTTCCAGTTCCTGCTGATGGGCCTGAACGGCGCTTTCCTGACGGGCGACCTGTTCAACCTGTTCGTCTTCTTCGAAGTGCTGCTGGCGGCGTCCTACGGCCTGCTGCTGCACGGGTCCGGGGTGGCGCGCGTCAGCGCGGGCCTGCAGTACATCGCCGTGAACCTGGTGGCCTCGTTCCTGCTGCTGATCAGCATTGCGCTGATCTACGGTGTGACGGGCACGCTCAACATGGCGGACCTGGCCCTGCGCGCTGGCAACCTGGCGGGCGCCGAACGCATGCTGTTCGAGGCCGGCGCCGCCATCCTGGGCGTGGCCTTCCTGGTCAAGGCGGGCGCCTGGCCGCTCAACTTCTGGCTGGTCAAGGGATATGGTTCGGCCGGCGCGCCGGTCGCGGCCATGTTCTCGATCATGACCAAGGTCGGCATCTACGCGCTGCTTCGCATCGGTTCGCTGCTGCTGCCCACTGGCGCGCCCGCCGCCTTCAGCCTGGACTGGATGTTTGCCGCCGGGCTGGCCACGCTGCTGTTCGGCGCGCTGGGCCTCCTGGCCACGCAGCAACTGGAAAAAATGGTCGGCTACTGCGTCATCGTCTCCGCCGGCACGCTGCTGACCGCGCTGGGCATGCCGGGCGTCACGCTGACGGGTCCCGCGCTGTTCTACCTGATCAGTTCCGTGCTGACCACGAGCGCGTTCTTCCTGCTGGCTGAGCTGATCGAACGCACCCGCAGCTTCGGCGCGAACGTGCTGGCCGTGACGCTCGACGCCTTTGACCTGGACGATCCGACGTCGGTCAACCGCTCCGACGACGTGGTCGGGGTGGCGATTCCCGCGGCGATGGCGTTCCTGGGGCTCGCGTTCATTTCGTGCGCGTTGCTGGTGACCGGCCTGCCGCCGCTGTCCGGCTTTGTCGCCAAGTTTTCGCTGCTGTCGGCCGCGGTATCGGCGGCCACCGAATCGGCCCCGCCGATGGACGCCTGGCTGCTCGTGGCCGCCGTGCTGGTGTCGGGCCTGGCCGGCTTGATCGGCCTGGGCCGCACCGGCATCCGTATCTTCTGGGCCAGCGACGACCGCAGCACGCCGCGCCTGCGCGTGATCGAGGCAGGCCCGGTTGCCGTGCTGGTGCTGCTGTGCGTGTGCCTGGCCGCTGGCGCGGGTCCCGTGTCGGCCTACCTGGACGACGCCGCCCGCTCGCTCGACCAGCCCGCGTCCTATATCGACGCCGTCATGTCCGCGCAGACCGTGCGCGGCGTCAAGGGAGGAAGCTGA
- a CDS encoding Na+/H+ antiporter subunit E: MRRLYFLILPTLLFALWLLLNESVSPGQIALGIALALWFTWAASRLRPLHARPRHLWKVIPLFLHVTWDIIKSNVAVARLILNPRRNEFSPGFILIPLTMRDPHGLAMLACIVTYTPGTVWVNLTEDHALKLHVLDLQNEDEWIELVQKRYERPLMEMFE, from the coding sequence ATGCGCCGCCTGTACTTCCTGATCCTGCCCACGCTGCTGTTTGCGCTGTGGCTGCTGCTCAATGAAAGCGTGTCGCCCGGGCAGATCGCCCTGGGCATCGCGCTGGCGCTGTGGTTCACATGGGCCGCCTCGCGCCTGCGCCCGCTGCATGCGCGGCCGCGCCACCTGTGGAAGGTGATCCCGCTTTTCCTGCACGTGACGTGGGACATCATCAAGTCCAACGTCGCGGTGGCACGACTGATCCTCAATCCGCGCCGCAATGAATTCTCGCCGGGATTCATCCTGATCCCGCTCACCATGCGCGACCCGCATGGCCTGGCGATGCTGGCCTGCATCGTCACCTATACGCCCGGCACGGTCTGGGTGAACCTGACCGAAGACCACGCGCTGAAGCTGCACGTGCTTGATCTGCAAAACGAAGACGAGTGGATCGAACTGGTGCAGAAGCGCTATGAGCGCCCGTTGATGGAGATGTTCGAATGA
- a CDS encoding LD-carboxypeptidase: MSTPKAAKSAAKPAAKARRAKAAATPVHDHPHDHGPDCGDACGHDHDHDHAHHHGPQPDARGIYLISPSSAVRDPATVALARERLEQQGFKTALDRTALAEHQRFAGTDAQRLASLTRAAKQKLPIVMVTRGGYGLGRLLHAIDWKAMADSGKRFVGMSDFTAFNLGLLAQTGAVSYTGATAVQDFGGKKVDDLTEALFGELMRGELEILSFETQDADPVDARGILWGGNLAMLTSLLGTPYMPKIRGGILFLEDVAEHPYRVERMLIQLWQAGILARQKAIVLGRFTDYKLAPHDKGYDLHEVVAWLRKTVKVPVITGLPYGHVATKATLPIGQKVGIATEKGLAHLVLDEHHH, from the coding sequence ATGAGTACCCCCAAAGCCGCCAAGTCTGCTGCCAAGCCCGCCGCCAAGGCGCGCCGCGCCAAGGCCGCTGCCACCCCGGTGCACGATCATCCGCACGATCACGGCCCGGACTGCGGCGACGCATGCGGCCACGACCACGATCACGACCACGCGCATCACCACGGCCCCCAGCCGGACGCCCGCGGCATCTACCTGATTTCCCCGTCGTCCGCCGTGCGCGACCCCGCCACCGTGGCGCTGGCGCGTGAACGGCTGGAGCAGCAAGGGTTCAAGACCGCACTGGACCGCACGGCGCTGGCTGAGCACCAGCGTTTTGCCGGCACGGACGCCCAGCGTCTTGCCAGCCTGACGCGCGCCGCGAAGCAAAAGCTGCCGATCGTCATGGTGACGCGCGGCGGCTACGGCCTTGGCCGGTTGCTGCACGCCATCGACTGGAAGGCCATGGCCGACAGCGGCAAGCGCTTTGTCGGCATGAGCGATTTCACGGCGTTCAATCTGGGCCTGCTGGCGCAGACCGGTGCGGTCAGCTACACCGGCGCCACCGCGGTTCAGGACTTCGGCGGCAAGAAGGTCGATGACCTGACCGAGGCGCTGTTCGGCGAACTGATGCGCGGCGAACTGGAGATTCTCAGCTTTGAAACGCAGGACGCCGACCCGGTCGACGCGCGCGGCATCCTGTGGGGCGGCAACCTTGCGATGCTGACCTCGCTGCTGGGCACGCCGTACATGCCGAAGATCCGCGGCGGCATCCTGTTCCTGGAAGACGTGGCCGAGCATCCGTACCGCGTCGAGCGCATGCTGATCCAGCTTTGGCAGGCCGGCATCCTGGCGCGCCAGAAAGCCATCGTGCTGGGCCGTTTCACCGACTACAAGCTGGCGCCGCACGACAAGGGCTACGATCTGCACGAAGTCGTGGCCTGGCTGCGCAAGACGGTCAAGGTGCCGGTCATCACCGGCCTGCCGTACGGCCATGTCGCCACCAAAGCCACCTTGCCGATCGGCCAGAAGGTCGGCATCGCCACCGAAAAGGGTCTCGCGCACCTGGTGCTGGACGAGCATCACCACTGA
- a CDS encoding K+/H+ antiporter subunit F produces the protein MNSVLYWAASFALLCFALGMVFATVRLVRGPTAQDRVLALDTLYINGMLTMLVFGIRSGTSVYFDIALLIALFGFVGSTAMARFLLRGEVIEP, from the coding sequence ATGAATTCCGTACTGTATTGGGCGGCGTCCTTTGCCTTGCTCTGCTTTGCGCTGGGCATGGTGTTCGCCACCGTCCGCCTCGTGCGCGGCCCCACCGCCCAGGACCGCGTGCTGGCCCTGGACACGCTGTACATCAACGGCATGCTGACGATGCTGGTGTTCGGCATCCGGTCCGGCACGTCGGTGTACTTCGACATTGCGTTGCTGATTGCGCTGTTCGGATTCGTGGGCTCCACCGCGATGGCGCGCTTCCTGTTGCGCGGCGAGGTCATCGAGCCATGA